GCGGTTGTTGAAGTCGATGTGATTGGCGTGGCTCTGGTAATAGAGGCCAATGTCGCCGGCACCCGCCTGTGCAGGCTTTTGTTGCAGGCCGTTAAAAGTACCGCTACCAAGGTCGCTGCGAATATACCGGAGCGAAATAGCAAGTGCCAGGTGGTTGCTTAACTTACGGGCATAACTCGCATCAATGGCGAATTCCTTTGGTTTGTATTGCTGCATCATGGCGCCGTTGTCGTCGCGAAAGGTCACTTCCCCATGGTGGAAATATTTCATGGAAACGCCGATACCTTCTTTTTCGCCGAAGTTTTTGAAGCCTGCCAGGTAAAAGAGCGCGGTGTTTGAGCTCCCGGGATTCAGCTCCCACATCCAGGGCGAGTAGGAGGCACTTACCCCCCAGTCGCCGGCGAATACGATCTTGGCAGCGTTGTGAAACAAAGCGTTAGCATCTGGTTCCACGCCGGTAGGCGCATCGCCCATGCCGCTGGTGCGCGCATCGGGGTTGATCTGCAGGAAAGACGCACCTACGCTGGGTGGCTTTTCCTGCTGCTTTTGCGCCTGCACCTGTACTGCGGGAAGCAGTATGCCGCTGCAAAGCGCGAAGGGTATGATGTACTTTTTCATGAGTTTTGGTTTGAAGGAGTTACTGGACGATCAATTTGTCCATGAACACATGTCCGCCTGCTTTCAGCATCACCGTGTAAATGCCGGCAGCGAAGCGGTTGACGGGCAGCGTAATGAGGATTTTGCCCTGTGCGTAGCGTCGCGCT
This genomic interval from Chitinophaga horti contains the following:
- the porV gene encoding type IX secretion system outer membrane channel protein PorV, with protein sequence MKKYIIPFALCSGILLPAVQVQAQKQQEKPPSVGASFLQINPDARTSGMGDAPTGVEPDANALFHNAAKIVFAGDWGVSASYSPWMWELNPGSSNTALFYLAGFKNFGEKEGIGVSMKYFHHGEVTFRDDNGAMMQQYKPKEFAIDASYARKLSNHLALAISLRYIRSDLGSGTFNGLQQKPAQAGAGDIGLYYQSHANHIDFNNRYSWGVSFTNIGNKLKYTDDAQRKTFLPMNLRIGGGYSFVNTTDHMFTLAAEVNKLLVPTPPRYVEDINGVPTNEIAEGKDPDRGIAEALFSSLWDAPDGFREEIREFTASGGLEYAYQHQFFVRAGYFREHPNKGHRQHFAAGIGARIKTIQFDLAYLMPTDNSQFRRKTLKFSLLYTLSPEK